A part of Actinomycetota bacterium genomic DNA contains:
- a CDS encoding ArsR family transcriptional regulator codes for MSNDATSREPGRESTAEATGERQGRLEVLKALGDNTRYAIYLELARSSSPRSTADIADILGLHPNTVRPHLERMRDVGLLDVETDAKGSVGRPQHRYSLARAAPSLGLEPPAFPLLARLLASMAAAARLEPDDAADAARGTGRAMAADRLRRTPGDSCVAALADALDELGFDPAVAGDGEAVTIAFTHCPFAELAEAYPELVCHLHRGLVEGFVSEWGEGGVERFSTLADRDPCQVELSLR; via the coding sequence GTGAGCAACGACGCCACCAGCCGCGAGCCCGGCCGCGAGAGCACCGCCGAGGCGACAGGCGAGCGGCAGGGGCGGCTCGAGGTGCTCAAGGCCCTCGGCGACAACACCCGCTACGCCATCTACCTGGAGCTGGCCCGCTCGTCCTCCCCGCGCTCGACCGCCGACATCGCCGACATCCTCGGCCTCCACCCCAACACCGTGCGACCCCACCTCGAGCGCATGCGCGACGTCGGCCTGCTCGACGTGGAGACCGACGCCAAGGGCAGCGTCGGCCGGCCCCAGCACCGCTACTCCCTGGCGCGGGCCGCGCCGTCCCTCGGCCTCGAGCCCCCGGCGTTCCCGCTCCTCGCCCGTCTGCTCGCCTCGATGGCCGCGGCCGCCCGGCTCGAGCCCGACGACGCCGCCGATGCCGCCCGCGGCACCGGCCGGGCGATGGCCGCCGACCGCCTGCGGCGTACGCCCGGCGACTCCTGCGTGGCCGCCCTGGCCGACGCCCTCGACGAGCTGGGCTTCGACCCGGCCGTGGCGGGTGACGGCGAGGCCGTGACCATCGCCTTCACCCACTGCCCCTTCGCCGAGCTGGCCGAGGCCTATCCCGAGCTCGTCTGCCACCTCCACCGGGGGCTCGTCGAGGGGTTCGTCTCAGAGTGGGGCGAGGGCGGTGTCGAGCGGTTCAGCACCCTCGCGGACCGCGACCCCTGTCAGGTTGAGCTGAGCCTCCGGTAG
- the erpA gene encoding iron-sulfur cluster insertion protein ErpA, which translates to MFSVTDSRTVFNLTDAATAKVRELLEAEGDPALALRVAVRPGGCSGYSYEMFFDGDIAADDAVSDFGGVKVVIDPASAPLLGGATLDFKDGLQGAGFHVSNPNASRSCGCGQSFS; encoded by the coding sequence ATGTTCAGCGTCACCGACAGCCGGACGGTCTTCAACCTCACCGACGCCGCCACGGCGAAGGTGAGGGAGCTCCTCGAGGCCGAAGGCGACCCTGCGCTGGCGCTCCGCGTCGCAGTGCGGCCGGGCGGCTGCTCGGGCTACAGCTACGAGATGTTCTTCGACGGCGACATCGCCGCCGACGATGCGGTCTCCGACTTCGGTGGGGTCAAGGTCGTCATCGACCCCGCCAGCGCGCCGCTCCTCGGCGGGGCGACGCTCGACTTCAAGGACGGCCTCCAGGGCGCGGGGTTCCATGTCAGCAACCCCAACGCCAGCCGTAGCTGCGGCTGCGGGCAGTCGTTCAGCTGA
- a CDS encoding 2Fe-2S iron-sulfur cluster binding domain-containing protein, producing MSATPTPAVAAAAGSRSADELTLSFTLDGRAVEVADDGATLLEALRDRLGNRSPKDGCSPQGQCGCCTVLVDGAPRVACVTPVRRVAGRSVVTAAGLPDDERGAWADAFCATGASQCGFCTPGIVVRLAALKRKGGTDVDGALLAHLCRCTGWRTIAEAYAAFGRPHPPRDLAAASRRAGIEGGVAQRVGPEIALGGGGFADDTAPLDALVAVPDGRGGWAVGESLAEARLAAGKVQGRRSTVAVRHPLEVPSGEWDVTLRTTWVEPAYLEPDASWCAPGGEPATPLANGGAFGGKSASVAPGVARRLADEHGRAVRVLLSREDVVRLGPKRPPLAAGARGDGSGVVRVARTAGIARAIAALAPDLTIEEVDVPGPPTSVAPRAAGWAEALVLLAGARGEPAPLRSPSGAVAEAAVTGDGVHVRVDCGRPLDEVVLRSYCVGAAHMGLGWVTSEAVAVDDDGTPHDLTIRSFGVLRARDMPPVDVEIVRSDRPPVNGSDAVFAAVAAAAWIEQGCPQDWPTQRGRTT from the coding sequence ATGTCAGCAACCCCAACGCCAGCCGTAGCTGCGGCTGCGGGCAGTCGTTCAGCTGACGAGCTGACGCTCTCCTTCACGCTCGACGGCCGGGCCGTCGAGGTCGCCGACGACGGCGCAACGCTCCTCGAGGCCCTGCGCGACCGCCTCGGCAACCGGTCGCCGAAGGACGGTTGCAGCCCGCAGGGCCAGTGTGGCTGCTGCACGGTGCTCGTCGACGGCGCGCCGCGTGTCGCCTGTGTGACGCCCGTGCGACGGGTGGCGGGCCGCTCGGTCGTCACCGCCGCGGGTCTGCCCGACGACGAGCGCGGCGCCTGGGCCGACGCCTTCTGCGCCACCGGGGCCAGCCAGTGCGGCTTCTGCACGCCCGGGATCGTCGTGCGCCTTGCCGCGCTGAAGCGCAAGGGCGGCACCGACGTCGACGGCGCGCTGCTCGCGCACCTCTGTCGTTGCACGGGCTGGCGCACCATTGCCGAGGCCTACGCCGCATTCGGGCGCCCGCATCCACCGCGCGACCTTGCGGCCGCGTCGCGTCGGGCCGGCATCGAGGGCGGCGTGGCGCAACGGGTCGGACCCGAGATCGCGCTCGGTGGTGGCGGGTTCGCCGACGACACCGCTCCCCTCGACGCGCTCGTCGCGGTGCCCGACGGCCGTGGTGGTTGGGCGGTGGGCGAGAGCCTCGCCGAGGCACGCCTGGCCGCGGGCAAGGTGCAGGGCCGGCGCAGCACGGTCGCGGTGCGCCACCCGCTCGAGGTCCCGTCCGGAGAGTGGGACGTCACCTTGCGCACGACGTGGGTCGAGCCCGCGTATCTCGAGCCCGACGCGTCGTGGTGCGCGCCCGGCGGAGAGCCGGCCACACCGCTCGCCAACGGCGGCGCCTTCGGCGGCAAGTCCGCGTCGGTCGCGCCCGGTGTGGCCCGCCGGCTGGCCGACGAGCACGGCCGAGCCGTGCGCGTGCTGCTGTCACGCGAAGACGTCGTGCGCCTCGGGCCCAAGCGGCCGCCTCTCGCGGCGGGAGCGCGGGGCGACGGCAGCGGGGTCGTGCGCGTCGCCCGCACCGCGGGAATCGCACGGGCGATCGCCGCGCTCGCCCCCGATCTCACGATCGAGGAGGTCGACGTGCCCGGCCCCCCGACCTCGGTCGCGCCGCGCGCCGCCGGTTGGGCCGAGGCGCTCGTGCTGCTGGCCGGCGCACGCGGTGAGCCCGCGCCGCTGCGCTCGCCCTCCGGCGCGGTGGCCGAGGCGGCGGTGACGGGTGACGGCGTTCACGTGCGCGTCGACTGCGGCCGCCCGCTCGACGAGGTCGTCCTGCGGTCCTACTGCGTCGGCGCCGCGCACATGGGCCTGGGCTGGGTCACGTCGGAGGCCGTCGCGGTCGACGATGACGGCACACCCCACGACCTCACGATTCGGTCGTTCGGCGTCCTGCGGGCGCGCGACATGCCGCCGGTCGACGTCGAGATCGTGCGGTCCGACCGGCCTCCGGTGAACGGGAGCGACGCGGTGTTCGCGGCGGTGGCGGCCGCGGCCTGGATCGAGCAGGGTTGCCCGCAGGACTGGCCCACTCAGCGAGGGAGGACGACGTGA
- a CDS encoding RidA family protein, with amino-acid sequence MSKPVGPYTPIVRAGQWLVVSGQVGLGEGGLVEGGVQPQLRQALTNLRALLETEGASLAHVVKTTVFLTSIDDYAAMNETYTETFGDHRPARSAVAVAALPIGALVEVEAWAFLPDDNS; translated from the coding sequence GTGAGCAAGCCGGTAGGCCCTTACACGCCGATCGTGCGGGCCGGCCAGTGGTTGGTCGTGTCGGGGCAGGTCGGCCTGGGCGAGGGTGGCCTGGTCGAAGGGGGAGTGCAGCCGCAGCTGCGCCAGGCGCTCACCAACCTCCGTGCGCTGCTCGAGACCGAAGGCGCATCGCTCGCGCACGTGGTCAAGACCACGGTCTTCCTCACGAGCATCGACGACTATGCGGCCATGAACGAGACCTACACCGAGACCTTCGGCGATCACCGCCCGGCGCGCTCCGCGGTGGCCGTTGCCGCGCTGCCGATCGGCGCGCTCGTCGAGGTGGAGGCCTGGGCCTTCCTGCCCGATGACAACTCGTGA
- a CDS encoding winged helix-turn-helix transcriptional regulator encodes MEYELLKFLSTHPAKVFTRETLLSRVWGYEYYGGARTVDVHVRRLRAKLGEEHANLIQTVRSVGYRFGQARWGGS; translated from the coding sequence ATGGAGTACGAGCTGTTGAAGTTCCTCAGCACCCACCCGGCCAAGGTGTTCACGCGCGAGACGTTGCTGTCACGCGTGTGGGGCTACGAGTACTACGGCGGCGCCCGGACGGTCGACGTGCACGTCCGCCGGCTGCGGGCCAAGCTCGGCGAGGAGCACGCGAACCTGATCCAGACCGTGCGCTCGGTGGGCTACCGCTTCGGCCAGGCCCGCTGGGGCGGGTCGTAG
- a CDS encoding glutamine synthetase, protein MERQQDYVLRTVEERGIRFVLLWFTDVLGQLKSVAIPPTELETAFEEGMSFDGSAVDGFSRVQESDMLLLPDPNTFEQLPWRGGDDAPVARMFCDVSDLDGTPFAGDPRHVLRRTLDRARERGFSFYVGPDMEFFYFATPDGEEVPKPLDQGSYFDLTTADVASDLRKRTVLYLEQMGIPVRYSHHEDAPSQQEIDLRYTDALTMADNVMTFKLVVKEAALERKVHASFMPKPLAGVQGSGMHTHLSLFEGDVNAFFDPGDEFHLSKVAKGFIAGLLLHARELTAVTNQWVNSYKRLVMGFEAPIYVAWARNNRSALVRVPGAKKGKESSTRVEFRSPDPACNPYLAFSVMLAAGLKGIEEGYELPRELTANLYELTDEERMAEGVDALPTSLNDAVDTMERSELIAEAVGEHVFEWFIRNKRAEWAAYKRHVSAFEMERYFNL, encoded by the coding sequence ATGGAACGCCAGCAGGACTACGTGCTGCGCACGGTCGAGGAACGGGGCATCCGGTTCGTGCTCCTGTGGTTCACCGATGTCCTCGGCCAGCTGAAGTCGGTCGCCATCCCGCCCACCGAGCTCGAGACCGCCTTCGAAGAGGGCATGAGCTTCGACGGGTCCGCGGTCGACGGCTTCTCGCGCGTGCAGGAGAGCGACATGCTCCTCCTCCCCGACCCCAACACGTTCGAGCAGCTGCCATGGCGAGGGGGCGACGACGCGCCGGTCGCGCGCATGTTCTGCGACGTCTCCGACCTCGACGGCACGCCCTTCGCCGGCGACCCGCGCCACGTGTTGCGACGCACGCTCGACCGAGCTCGCGAACGCGGCTTCTCGTTCTACGTCGGGCCCGACATGGAGTTCTTCTACTTCGCCACGCCTGACGGCGAGGAGGTGCCAAAGCCCCTCGACCAGGGCTCGTACTTCGACCTCACCACTGCCGACGTGGCGAGCGACCTACGCAAGCGCACCGTGCTCTATCTCGAGCAGATGGGCATCCCCGTGCGCTACAGCCATCACGAGGACGCGCCCAGTCAGCAGGAGATCGACCTGCGCTACACCGACGCGCTGACGATGGCCGACAACGTGATGACGTTCAAGCTGGTCGTGAAGGAGGCCGCGCTCGAGCGCAAGGTGCACGCGAGCTTCATGCCCAAGCCGCTGGCGGGTGTGCAGGGCTCGGGGATGCACACCCACCTGTCGCTCTTCGAGGGCGACGTCAACGCCTTCTTCGACCCGGGCGACGAGTTCCATCTGTCGAAGGTGGCCAAGGGGTTCATCGCCGGCCTCCTGCTGCACGCGCGTGAGCTGACCGCGGTCACCAACCAGTGGGTCAACTCCTACAAGCGGCTCGTGATGGGGTTCGAGGCACCCATCTACGTCGCCTGGGCGCGCAACAACCGATCGGCCCTCGTGCGCGTCCCAGGAGCCAAGAAGGGCAAGGAATCGTCGACGCGCGTCGAGTTCCGCTCACCCGACCCCGCGTGCAACCCGTACCTCGCGTTCTCGGTCATGTTGGCCGCGGGCCTCAAGGGCATCGAGGAGGGCTACGAGCTCCCGCGCGAGCTCACCGCCAACCTCTACGAGCTCACCGACGAGGAGCGCATGGCCGAAGGCGTCGACGCCCTGCCGACGTCGCTCAACGACGCGGTCGACACCATGGAGCGCTCCGAGCTCATCGCCGAGGCCGTCGGCGAGCACGTCTTCGAGTGGTTCATCCGCAACAAGCGCGCGGAGTGGGCCGCCTACAAACGCCACGTCAGCGCGTTCGAGATGGAGCGGTACTTCAACCTCTGA
- the glnA gene encoding type I glutamate--ammonia ligase, translating into MVKDEGVEIIDFRFCDLPGLMQHFSVPAHEFSEDAFDEGYGFDGSSIRGFQEIQESDMILLPDPNTAVIDPFRVHKTLNVNCFVRDPVTGEPYSRDPRYVAKKAEDYLVSTGLADTAYFGPEAEFYIFDDVRFSQDQHSAYYSVDSVEGIWNSARDEGPNLGFKPRYKEGYFPVPPMDHYQDLRSEMILVMERLGIEIEVQHHEVGTAGQAEIDMRFDTLLSMADKLMLYKYVVKSVARQHNLTATFMPKPLFQDNGSGMHTHQSLWKGGEPLFFSETGYAGLSDMARWYIGGLLTHARSILAFAAPTTNSYKRLVPGYEAPVNLVYSQRNRSASVRIPLYSKSPKAKRLEFRCPDPSCNPYLAFAAQLLAGIDGVQNRIEPPDPVDKDLYDLPPEELARVPQVPGSLDEALEALEADHQYLLAGGVFTSDLLDTWLAYKREHEIDEVRLRPHPWEFMLYYDI; encoded by the coding sequence ATGGTCAAGGACGAGGGCGTCGAGATCATCGACTTCCGCTTCTGCGACCTCCCGGGCCTCATGCAGCACTTCTCGGTGCCGGCTCACGAGTTCTCCGAGGACGCGTTCGACGAGGGCTACGGGTTCGACGGCTCGTCGATCCGGGGGTTCCAGGAGATCCAGGAGTCGGACATGATCCTCCTGCCCGACCCCAACACCGCGGTGATCGACCCGTTCCGCGTGCACAAGACGCTCAACGTCAACTGCTTCGTGCGCGACCCCGTGACCGGCGAGCCGTACTCGCGTGACCCACGCTACGTGGCGAAGAAGGCCGAGGACTACCTGGTGTCGACGGGGCTGGCCGACACCGCGTACTTCGGGCCCGAAGCCGAGTTCTACATCTTCGACGACGTGCGCTTCTCGCAGGACCAGCACTCGGCGTACTACTCCGTCGATTCGGTGGAGGGCATCTGGAACTCGGCGCGCGACGAGGGGCCGAACCTCGGCTTCAAGCCCCGCTACAAGGAGGGCTACTTTCCCGTCCCGCCCATGGACCACTATCAGGACCTGCGATCCGAGATGATCCTCGTCATGGAGCGCCTGGGCATCGAGATCGAGGTGCAACACCACGAGGTGGGCACGGCCGGACAGGCCGAGATCGACATGCGCTTCGACACGCTGCTGTCGATGGCGGACAAGCTCATGCTCTACAAGTACGTGGTGAAGAGCGTGGCCCGGCAGCACAACCTCACGGCCACGTTCATGCCGAAGCCGCTCTTCCAGGACAACGGCTCAGGCATGCACACGCACCAGTCGTTGTGGAAGGGCGGGGAGCCGCTGTTCTTCTCGGAGACCGGCTACGCGGGTCTCTCCGACATGGCGCGCTGGTACATCGGCGGCCTGCTCACTCACGCCCGTTCGATCCTCGCCTTCGCGGCGCCGACCACCAACTCGTACAAGCGGCTGGTGCCGGGTTACGAGGCGCCCGTCAACCTCGTGTACTCGCAGCGCAACCGGTCGGCCAGCGTGCGCATCCCGCTGTACTCGAAGAGCCCGAAGGCGAAGCGACTCGAGTTCCGCTGCCCCGACCCGTCGTGCAACCCGTACCTCGCGTTCGCGGCGCAGCTCCTGGCCGGCATCGACGGGGTGCAGAACCGCATCGAGCCGCCCGACCCGGTCGACAAGGACCTGTACGACCTGCCGCCGGAGGAGCTGGCGCGCGTGCCTCAGGTACCCGGCTCGCTCGACGAGGCGCTCGAGGCGCTGGAGGCGGACCACCAGTACCTGCTCGCGGGTGGCGTCTTCACGTCCGATCTCCTCGACACGTGGTTGGCCTACAAACGCGAGCACGAGATCGACGAGGTGCGACTGCGGCCGCACCCCTGGGAGTTCATGCTCTACTACGACATCTAG
- a CDS encoding glycosyltransferase family 4 protein, giving the protein MQKVTLIANGAQGSAAQVRATRIAGALDGFEVEVLCRKGSRLADARRFATAARRADVVYAVDLASAPLLGARFRSSSAKLVVDTGDAPSAFLRVVRAPRSEIAAARLMETYAYRSARAFVVRGTHHPRFLREQGCSKEVHVVPDGVDLDAFRPVDGDGLREQLGLTDAFTIGIQGHFSWYPRLGGGLGWELLHAIALRRDLDLHAVLIGDGTVFSRCAGWRASSPFRIDST; this is encoded by the coding sequence GTGCAGAAGGTCACGTTGATCGCGAACGGTGCGCAGGGCTCGGCCGCGCAAGTGCGCGCCACGCGGATCGCGGGCGCGCTCGACGGGTTCGAGGTCGAGGTGCTCTGTCGGAAGGGAAGCCGGCTCGCCGATGCTCGCCGCTTCGCGACCGCGGCCCGCCGGGCCGATGTCGTCTACGCCGTCGACCTGGCGAGTGCGCCGCTGCTCGGCGCGCGGTTCCGATCGTCCTCGGCAAAGCTCGTCGTCGACACGGGCGACGCGCCCTCTGCGTTCCTGCGGGTCGTGCGCGCGCCCCGATCCGAGATCGCCGCGGCGCGTCTGATGGAGACGTACGCGTACCGCTCGGCCCGAGCGTTCGTCGTGCGGGGCACTCACCACCCTCGGTTCCTCCGGGAGCAGGGTTGCTCGAAGGAGGTGCACGTGGTGCCCGACGGTGTCGACCTCGACGCCTTCCGCCCCGTCGACGGTGACGGGCTGCGCGAGCAGCTCGGTCTCACCGACGCGTTCACCATCGGGATCCAGGGTCACTTCTCCTGGTACCCGCGGCTGGGCGGCGGTCTCGGCTGGGAGCTGCTGCACGCGATCGCGCTCCGCCGCGACCTCGACCTCCACGCGGTGTTGATCGGCGACGGCACTGTCTTCTCGAGATGCGCCGGCTGGCGGGCGAGCTCGCCATTTCGGATCGACTCCACGTGA
- a CDS encoding glycosyltransferase family 4 protein has translation MIGRVPYRSLAAYLAVCDVCLLTQTNDPASRVRTTGKLPVYLAAGRYLLATRVGTAVDVLPDEMLLDYHGAWDQSYPARLADAIARVERDPARVEKGWALRELAPRFDYRSIAGQAADVVRGVAG, from the coding sequence GTGATCGGGCGGGTCCCGTACCGGTCGCTCGCCGCGTACCTGGCGGTCTGCGACGTCTGCCTGCTGACCCAGACGAACGACCCGGCGAGCCGGGTGCGGACGACCGGGAAGCTCCCCGTGTACCTCGCCGCGGGCCGGTACCTGCTCGCGACCAGGGTCGGCACCGCGGTCGACGTGTTGCCCGACGAGATGCTGCTCGACTACCACGGCGCCTGGGACCAGTCGTATCCGGCGCGCCTCGCGGACGCGATCGCGCGCGTCGAACGGGATCCGGCGCGCGTCGAGAAGGGATGGGCCCTGCGGGAGCTGGCCCCCCGGTTCGACTACCGCTCCATCGCCGGGCAAGCCGCCGACGTCGTGCGCGGCGTGGCCGGATAG
- the asnB gene encoding asparagine synthase (glutamine-hydrolyzing): MGPAGAGPPVRLPLHRRASRRRRARRGRIGNDVCGIVATAGRLGPELDAILLALRHRGPDSTGSVVMATCALAMARLAIMDPNPRSDQPMELAGATLVYNGEIYNFAGLRHRLEQRGHRFVTTGDTEVVLHAVVEWGVAGACERLNGMFAFALWDDRSHSLHLARDSFGIKPLYWLGDGDGLVAASEVTPLAAAFGLRPRPDAIREFLRFGSPVTDVAYERVAELEPGTILTWHDHTVRIRPFAARSAGGATPAEAARDSIARQLRSDRPTALFLSGGFDSALLAAVAADTGAPVSALTLSTHDNSEDVRLAAETARHYGLPHEVVAVHEADLARSADAFLFLVARAAVDRGFPVALSGLGGDETLGGYGYTRRLRQVRRARRVWDRLPSGLRPGAAAALAPWLGQPASRLEAILDAGSAAATWTAWRRLFDDDEIRRLTGGVAEPSPRWLTDADASDRAQLRQLDFAVYLRATLLRDTDVFSMANSVEVRVPFLDPTFVHATERAEPTKHDLARLMGDELLVTRARARKVAFALPWPRWLPLLRPDEVLTTGGPFADMVDVTCARRLLADDARSGAMRGLRAWALLVLAHWLGREPAARRPAPRPAIRAA, encoded by the coding sequence ATGGGCCCTGCGGGAGCTGGCCCCCCGGTTCGACTACCGCTCCATCGCCGGGCAAGCCGCCGACGTCGTGCGCGGCGTGGCCGGATAGGGAACGACGTGTGCGGCATCGTCGCGACCGCGGGCCGGCTGGGGCCCGAGCTGGATGCGATCCTCCTCGCCCTCCGGCACCGTGGGCCCGACTCCACCGGATCGGTCGTCATGGCGACCTGCGCGCTCGCGATGGCACGCCTCGCGATCATGGACCCGAACCCGCGTTCCGACCAACCGATGGAGCTCGCCGGAGCGACCCTCGTCTACAACGGCGAGATCTACAACTTCGCCGGTCTCCGCCACCGCCTGGAGCAGCGGGGCCACCGGTTCGTCACCACCGGCGACACCGAGGTGGTGCTGCACGCGGTCGTCGAATGGGGCGTGGCGGGTGCGTGCGAGCGACTCAACGGCATGTTCGCGTTCGCGCTCTGGGACGACCGCAGCCACAGCCTGCACCTCGCTCGCGATTCGTTCGGCATCAAGCCGCTGTACTGGCTGGGCGACGGCGATGGACTGGTTGCCGCTTCCGAGGTGACGCCGCTCGCGGCGGCGTTCGGCCTCCGCCCGCGACCGGACGCGATCCGCGAGTTCCTCCGCTTCGGCTCGCCGGTGACCGATGTCGCCTACGAGCGTGTGGCCGAGCTCGAGCCCGGCACCATCCTCACGTGGCACGACCACACGGTTCGCATCCGTCCGTTCGCCGCTCGGTCTGCCGGTGGCGCGACTCCGGCGGAAGCAGCACGCGATTCGATCGCCCGTCAGCTCCGCAGCGACCGCCCCACCGCGCTGTTCCTCAGCGGTGGCTTCGACTCCGCGCTCCTCGCTGCGGTCGCGGCCGACACGGGAGCACCCGTCTCGGCGCTCACGCTGTCGACGCACGACAACTCCGAGGACGTGCGCCTCGCGGCGGAGACCGCCCGGCACTACGGGCTCCCTCACGAGGTGGTCGCTGTCCACGAAGCGGACCTCGCCCGGTCCGCGGACGCGTTCCTCTTCCTCGTGGCAAGGGCGGCGGTCGATCGCGGCTTCCCGGTCGCGCTCAGCGGACTCGGTGGTGACGAGACGCTCGGGGGCTACGGCTACACCCGCCGGCTGCGGCAGGTACGGCGGGCCCGCCGGGTCTGGGATCGGCTCCCGAGCGGACTGCGCCCGGGCGCCGCGGCCGCGCTCGCACCTTGGCTCGGCCAACCCGCATCCCGACTCGAGGCGATCCTCGACGCAGGTTCGGCGGCTGCGACATGGACGGCCTGGCGGCGCCTCTTCGACGACGACGAGATCCGCCGGCTCACCGGCGGGGTCGCGGAACCGTCGCCGCGATGGCTGACCGACGCCGACGCTTCCGATCGAGCCCAGCTCCGACAGCTCGACTTCGCGGTCTACCTCCGGGCGACGCTGCTGCGCGACACCGACGTGTTCTCCATGGCGAACAGCGTGGAGGTGAGGGTGCCGTTCCTCGACCCCACCTTCGTCCACGCCACCGAGCGGGCCGAGCCCACCAAGCACGACCTCGCGCGACTGATGGGCGACGAGCTGCTGGTGACCCGCGCCCGTGCCCGCAAGGTCGCCTTCGCGTTGCCGTGGCCGCGTTGGCTCCCGCTCCTCCGGCCCGACGAGGTGCTGACCACCGGAGGACCCTTCGCCGACATGGTCGACGTGACCTGTGCCCGCCGGCTGCTCGCCGACGACGCTCGCTCCGGTGCCATGCGCGGCCTGCGTGCGTGGGCTCTCCTCGTGCTCGCGCACTGGCTCGGGCGTGAGCCCGCAGCGCGCCGGCCCGCGCCGAGACCGGCCATTAGGGCCGCATGA
- a CDS encoding polysaccharide deacetylase family protein, translating to MATTTAGTAAALDAQAPPRPPPMATVARVDGIDVTVVSDSPVVADGLRAADIVPRDGALVAAASGRVLDAHADRATISLDGEPVGSHARLRRRGQVLVQNGAARVEPVDVRTQAALPTGLPDVENSVWQPGTPGLDEIITGHRSGEVVSRRTLIPAGPAMPNPGRVIALTFDDGPSPDWTPLVLEILRRFAIKATFCTVGYNQRRHPELVREELAEGNTLCNHTSHHPMLDRLPPEQVTAEITDNAADLRAITGQDAQFFRAPGGRLTPQVIDVAHRIGERVLGWNVDPKDYLRPPPEVLRDRILGAAKPGAVVILHDGGGVRASTVAMLPELLLRLIAAGYAIVPTVPGPPPMF from the coding sequence GTGGCCACCACGACGGCGGGCACGGCGGCCGCGCTCGACGCGCAAGCACCGCCGCGGCCGCCGCCGATGGCGACCGTCGCGCGCGTGGACGGCATCGACGTCACGGTCGTCAGCGATTCGCCCGTCGTCGCCGACGGTCTGCGGGCGGCGGACATCGTGCCGCGGGACGGCGCCCTGGTCGCGGCCGCCAGCGGTCGGGTGCTCGACGCGCACGCGGACCGGGCCACGATCAGCCTCGACGGTGAACCGGTCGGGTCGCACGCCCGGCTCCGACGGCGCGGCCAGGTGCTCGTGCAGAACGGCGCGGCCCGCGTCGAGCCGGTCGACGTGCGTACGCAGGCGGCCCTGCCGACGGGCCTCCCCGACGTCGAGAACTCGGTGTGGCAACCGGGAACACCGGGCCTCGACGAGATCATCACCGGCCACCGGAGCGGCGAGGTGGTGTCCCGCCGCACCCTCATCCCCGCAGGGCCCGCGATGCCGAACCCCGGCCGGGTCATCGCGCTCACGTTCGACGACGGCCCCAGCCCCGACTGGACGCCTCTGGTGCTCGAGATCCTTCGCAGGTTCGCGATCAAGGCGACGTTCTGCACGGTCGGCTACAACCAGCGACGCCATCCCGAGCTCGTCCGAGAGGAGCTCGCCGAGGGCAACACCCTCTGCAACCACACCTCCCACCACCCGATGCTCGACCGGCTTCCTCCCGAGCAGGTCACCGCGGAGATCACCGACAACGCCGCGGACCTGCGCGCCATCACCGGCCAGGACGCGCAGTTCTTCCGGGCGCCCGGTGGACGGCTCACCCCACAGGTCATCGACGTCGCCCACCGCATCGGCGAGCGGGTGCTGGGATGGAACGTCGACCCCAAGGACTATCTGCGGCCGCCGCCGGAGGTGCTGCGCGACCGCATCCTGGGCGCGGCCAAGCCGGGAGCGGTGGTGATCCTGCACGACGGGGGTGGGGTCCGCGCGAGCACCGTCGCGATGCTCCCCGAGCTGCTCCTGCGGCTCATCGCGGCCGGGTACGCGATCGTGCCCACCGTCCCCGGCCCGCCGCCCATGTTCTGA